In Nocardioides sp. WS12, the DNA window CTACAGCGCTTCTAAGTACGCCCTCGAGTCACTGGCCGACGCCCTCCGGATGGAACTGCGCCCGTGGGGGATACCGGTGTCGCTGATCGAGCCCGGCCCCACCCGCACCGACATGTGGGGCGATGCTCTCGACGACTACGACCGCATGACCAGTGGCTTGAGCCCGGCTCACCGTGAGCTGTACGCATCGCACCTGGTCGGCACCCGCAAGCTCCTCGGCCGCATGCAGAAGCTTGCCGGTGATCCGGCAAAGGTCGTGTCGGCTGTTGATCGTGCTCTCACTTCCAGGCGCCCGAAGCGTCGCTATCGATGCGACAACGTCAGTCGTGCACAACTGGCGTTCCTCGCCGTCACCCCGACCTCCGTCAGCGATGCCGTGTTTGCTGCCGCCACCACCTCGAAATGAGTTCTCGCATGCCTACGTCCACCGAACTCCGCAGCCGACGACGCCTGCAGATCACTCTCGCGGTTCTTGCGGCGTTCCCGCTGGTCAGCGCCAGTCGAGAGATCACGCTCGGCGCACAGGGCGTGCCCGGTGGATCCCCTGAGGTCGCCCCGACCGTGGACAGTTCGCTGCGCTACGCCAACGTGTACAAGGCCGCCGTCGCACCGGTCATCTGGTCCCAGCTCGGACGGCTCGAGCAGTCGGCAACCGTGAACTATGCGCTGTCCAGCTTGTTCGTGGGCGGACTCGCACGCGTCAGGTCGTGGCAGCAACGTGGGCGGCCCCACCCGGTTGCGATGAGTGCGATCCTTCTCGAACTGGCCGCACCGCCGGCGTTGGTCCTGTGGCAGCGGCGCATCCGCGCCCGCTCAATTGCACTCACCCAGGGAGAGCTGTCATGAGCAATGACCCGGTCATCACCTCGTACGCCCAGGCCCCGGCGCGCACCGTCACGGTCGGAGGCGTGACTTACGCGTACCGCGAGCTGGGTCCGAAGGGCGGCATCCCCGTCGTCTTCTTCGTGCACCTCGCCGCGACCCTGGACAACTGGGATCCCCGCATCGTCGACCCCATTGCCCAGAACCGGCACGTCATCACCTTCGACCAGCGCGGCGTCGGCGCGTCGACCGGGAAGGTTGCGGACACGCTCGAAGAAACGGCCGATCACGCCTACGAGTTCATCGCGGCCCTCGGGTTCGAGAAGATCGACGTCTTCTCGTTCTCGATGGGCGGCATGATCGCTCAGGATCTGATCGTGAAGCACCCCGATCTGGTCCGCAAGCTCGTCCTCACCGGAACCGGGCCGCGTGGCGGCAAGGA includes these proteins:
- a CDS encoding SDR family NAD(P)-dependent oxidoreductase, which codes for MTGASRGIGLAITKHMSARGWHVYATARSAADLHVLDELPNVYSIQLDITDRAAVADLYLHLPPRLDAVVNNAGIIVQGPVESVALDDLSRLLEVNVTAQIAVVQAVLPQLRAARGRVVFMSSVSGLITMPSTGAYSASKYALESLADALRMELRPWGIPVSLIEPGPTRTDMWGDALDDYDRMTSGLSPAHRELYASHLVGTRKLLGRMQKLAGDPAKVVSAVDRALTSRRPKRRYRCDNVSRAQLAFLAVTPTSVSDAVFAAATTSK
- a CDS encoding DUF4345 domain-containing protein — protein: MPTSTELRSRRRLQITLAVLAAFPLVSASREITLGAQGVPGGSPEVAPTVDSSLRYANVYKAAVAPVIWSQLGRLEQSATVNYALSSLFVGGLARVRSWQQRGRPHPVAMSAILLELAAPPALVLWQRRIRARSIALTQGELS